gattttgattttgcagGCATGTGGTTCTCCCTCCTGAAGTGGCAAAACAGCTCCCTAAGAATCGGCTTCTCTCTGAGGTGAGTAATTCCTTGTCCGCGTATAGGGTTTCCGAGAATTTCCCTTGGTTTATTTCgcattctttgattttttgtattgttttcACTGAGAGAATGATGGTTCTGGGAGGAGGTATAATCTGGCTAATATAAAATCCAGTCGGCGGATTCCGCTTAGGTTGCTACTTTGTTGAATGGATTGTCAATTTCCCCTTTGCTTGTGTGGAGTAAATAGGAGAGCAAGAAAGTAATGCCAatcttctctatatatattgtcGAAAGGTGAAATAAGAAGTAACATGCTGGTACAGTTGCATAGCTATTGTCTTTAGTTGTATATCATCCTGGTTATTTCGTTCCTTTCTCCGGAAAATCAACGGCAGGTTGTCTATATTGTCTTCATTTTTTCctcaatccccccccccccccccggggggtTAGGGAGAAGCGTTTCTTTGGCCTGTTTGATCTTCTGCTATCCCTAGTATTCATGGTTCCTTATTTCTAATGAGTTGAGTTCCTTTGCATCAAaggaaaatttgaatttaacgTTCTTACTTAAAATTGATACTTGAATTTTCAttgttcttttttaatttttattttttttcaattttcttagcTTTTCTCTATTTCCAAACAGAGAATGTATGTTTTTCTAGGAAGACAAATCTTTTCTGATCTTAAGATTCTGTATCAATACTAAAACCCATCATATGTTATCTCCAATCCTGCATATCAGAATGAGTGGCGTGCAATCGGGGTGCAGCAGAGCCGAGGGTGGGTCCACTATGCAATTCATCGACCTGAGCCACACATCATGCTTTTCAGGAGGCCTCTGAACTACCAGCAGCAGCAGGAGAATCTGGCTCAGCAGAACATCCTTGCCAAGTGAAATGTCTCTTGCATTGCCTTATCCTATCTCTAGACATTATGATACTCATTTCTGGTGGAAATGGGCATGCTACATATTGCCTAGAATTTGAAGTTTGGATACTTCTGTATGAGTTGATAGTGAGGTTCTCTGTGGAGAATTTCTTATTGATGCTTTGTTGGTTATGTCACGGATGCTTGGTGTAAAATGTTACGGTTGGTTCTTGCTCACTGTTTGAAAAGTTGACTTTTGATGTACTCTTTTTTGTGTGGGTTAGCTTTGTTCATCCTTGCCTTCAATTCAATCCACAACATAATACTTGGTCCAAAATCTGACTCTGGAAGTGGCCAAAACTTCCGTCGTTTTCGTTTTCCTGATTTATCTTTTCGGGGGGCTGGGTGGGAGCGGGTTTGGTGCTTTCTGTTCTTGGTGTACTTTGGACTTGTGAAGAATTGGTTTTTCTATTCTCTGTAAAATTGACATTGGACATCTTTCTGTActtaattttacattaaattgtATTGGCAATGAGTCGAGTCCAGTCCAGTCCAGTATAATAGCTGCCGCCATGGCTTTTAAATTGAGGGGGGAGAGCTATGTGATCTATTAGTTTTTCTACTAGGATTATtggaaaacataaaattatgttttgattagAACAGGCAGTACGTTTGATCAATTTTTGCTAAACTTCTTGCAGGTTTCGCAATAATCATTGCCTTAACAAAGACAGATTGTGATCTATTAGTTACTCCTGATCATTGTGATGCTAATTAATATTCACAAAGACATATCTTTACCTTCAGGAGCAATCTTAACAAGTGTTTTCTCGTTGATATAATTTATCTCGTTTGATTATTTTGTCTGTTAAACAAATCTATATATACCAACAATTAATATAAGGGATAACAATTCATATGAGGATCATATGATTAGTTCCCTATCCAACATTATATAATGACCAAACTGATTGAACCGAAAGGATTAGCTTCCAAtcttaagtttaattttgtccTAAGCTTTTAGCGTGCAATTCTTTTTGATATTCGATtctaaatttttgtgtttagttctcaattttagttaaaaaaattaaaaagtgaaGCTTTTATGCATGCCATCATTTGTCATTAAGTAACAACACACAACACACTTTGATTTGGGGGCtttctttttccaatttttcataCAATTAGGTAATTACATTACTAATATATAGTTTttgttaaattatattattaatataacatattttttgggattaccttattaatataatttattgttaatacCAACTTAATTATAGAAACTAGTGAATCTGTTGGTGAGTAAAAATGGCAAAAGGCCTTGAAACCAAACTATCCAATTTGAAACCAATTCAGATGTTAAGTTTGAAGAAATccaaacaaaatcaaataattttagtagTGAAGTCAAAGCAAACCATAAAATTGCAGTTTGATTTGGTGATTGTAACAAAATCACatcttaatatttaaaaagcTCTCtgtctttttcttatttcttagcGATTGAACTGTCTTTCTGCCAACAATCATCGCTACTAATCAGCTTAAATTTTGTTTGATATGAGGTaactctttctatttttttttttcttattttcttgtaaCCAAATTGGTTATGTGCAACCATCACCATTAACTTGTTCTtgtcttttttaatatttttaatgtaaaatcatttttaaataaaaattttttgatacaattttttttcataatttttgataattaaacactaaaaataaaaaatatatatattacgttCAAACAAACAAAGTTTAGGTCATTGCTAAGatattttacattaataaatagttttaaaaataacgAAAATTATCTGTTAAATTGTCCAAAAGAGTGAATGTCTCTTGAATTAGtgtattttaacatttttataatagataagTAGAAGATAAAgttaattacatcaataattacttaattttatattttattattttttgatcactgaattttaaaatattacacattagtcattaatatttcaaaattattattatttagtcactaaattttaaaatattatttgataattattaatattttaaaattattttttattcgtCGCTCATTagttaaactttaaaattttgaaatattaaattttattgacTAAGTAataacagttttaaaatattagtgattgttaaataatatttcaaaatttaatgacTAAATAATAACAGAATTCAAAATTAAGTGATTATTGATGTTATTAACTCGGAGGTgattattgatgtaattaatcTTGAAGATACAAATGTAATTTCGCCAAACCTTTTAAGGCCCCAAAAGTTACATGCTCCACCAGGGCACTTCCAACACACGCTGCAGTGTTGAGTTCCGGTAGCTTTGATCCGTTATTGGTTTCGCCGGCAATCGCCACCGTTAGGGCTCCGATCACACCTGATAACAGGTAACATGCTGCCTCGTTGTGTGGATATACagaaatacatacatacatatacgtGTGAACATTTCTGTCTCACGTTAGGGTTTAATTCTGCAATTTACGTTTTGAGCTTAGCAAAAGAACAGCGATTCAGGGAAGACTTGAACAGTAGGGagtttctattttaattcagaGGCAGTTgtatttgtttttagttttatacTTTTTTGACGGTTGAGTTCCATGTCTTCCGTTTGGATCTCTAACCCATGCTGCGATGGTGGTGTTTGTCCAAATTGTGGGAATTACTTTCCTGCACAACTTCGATAGGTTTCATTTTACGAGGGCGATTGAATGCTTTGACATCTTTTTGCCCCCATTAAGTTACCGGTGCTCTAGATTGGCATCGATGAGTCACCATCTTTTTGTTTCAACTATTTCTGTATGTAAGGGTCACTGATGAAATAAATCACGACGCTCTCTTCCTTTTGGCGTCAGAGTAGTGTCTTCGATTCTATAGAGCAGTACTACAGTATACTTGTTAatgaatgtaaaaaaaaaattctatgtGAACCCTCATTTTCAAGAAAGTTCTATCACTTACGTCCTTGTTTTTGCTTTCCTCAAccaattttgaaataattaggGCCTGTTTAGTTGTAGAAAACTTTTTCTAGTTTTCCAActctaattttctatattttttattcaaactccaattttctattgaatgattgaatcgccagttaaaaacaaaaactcagTTTTCTATTATACTATGAAATGCAAAACATCACATAAAAAggatgttttctaaattttctggAAATGAATGGCTATTGGTTTTTGGAACACAAAATGTTAGGGCATGttgtaaaattgaaattgaaaatatgttaGGGCATGTTTAGTTgtaaaactgaaattgaaaattttgagaatgtttTCAACTGAATATgcaagttttcatttttctttttgtgtaaTTTCAGCTTTAGTAGTTCTCTGTAGTAGTTGCCTCTGAGTTCATTTGGTTTGCTGCTGGAGCAGCTGGACAtattttgtttagattttagGAACTTTGGCTTTTATTGAGTTTCCTTGTTTCTCTGTTAAACTCGCCGTATTACCTGGTAATGGATTTTGAAGACAGGTGAACAATAAGATTTGGTCAATTATAAGATAAAGTGCATTCAAGGCAATGGTTGCTGGTTGTGaaaattctctcttttaacaTGAGCAATGAACTATTGTGTTGTGCCAGTTGTCTGACATTTGTGTTGAATATGTCTACATGAAACTTGCAATTCAACCCCTCAAATCTTGATGAACTCTTGTGCCCAAAATGATGATGTGATGGCTATTATATTGTGAAAAAACAAAGAATGCCAAGCACACTGAAAAAACGACTATAGTTTAAAAGAAACTTGATACTATGACTATCATGGAAACAAAAATGGTTGGTTTTCTCTGTGTAGCTCCTTCTTGATATGAATTAGAGTTTAGGCTTGAGAGCTGGCTGCAAGTGGGATGTTGTTTGGAATCAAGTGTAATATAAGTAATGGTCGTTCAAACTTGATTTTTAATGAAGTTCATAAATATGTTTTAGCTTCATTTGTTTGGCTTTTGAATCAATATGAAACAAGTTTAGTTGAGTTCATTAGTGTTTGAGAAGCTTGCTTGTTTCATATAGTTTTAGGTTTACTGGGTTGAGTTCAGAAAATGAATCTTGCTTGCTAAGGCttagtttgattttgttttcgttttcaatttctagtttttgtttttttctaaaaaggtTGTAAAAGAATCTAGAAATTGGTGCTCACTTGTGtttccaaaaaaattgaaaacatatttttgtgGTTTTTACATGTGTTTGAAAAAACAAACACTAGCCCGAGTTCTGCGATTGAACAACATCCCTCTTCCccaatcttcttcttttgaGTTGTTTCTCCCATGTTGAGATTCTTTGTGTCTGTATCTTCCTAAATGACCTTCTCTTTGATTCGCCTGACTGTTCTCCTCCTTCCTCCTAAACTCCAGTTGGCTCTCCATTTCCCCAAATGACTTTCCGTTTCTGTTACTTGGCTTGCCTCTCTTTCCCCTGAACTCTCTTTGCATTGTCTAACTtgcttctccctttctcttgaACTATCTCTCCCTCCCTCGAGCTGTATCTTGTTCTCCTGCAAGATGTCTTTCCCTACACCTCAAGCTGTCTCCCCTTTTTACTTGGTCTGGTCTCCTTCAGCTGAGTTTTGTTCTTTCTAagtcgatctctctctctctctctttttttttttggctgcaGTTTGCTTCTTTGCTAGGGCACCGataagccttttttttttaaatgtttactTTGACCCCACTAATCTATTTTCCCTAGAAATAGATGAACTCATTAAACATATTTCGTAGATATACTTAGTTGTATGCTTTTTACAGATGGCTTTGTCTTAGTACATGAGAGAAAAGAATGTGTGAATTCTAAACTTGAGATATAAAAAAACACTTAGCATTTGGAGGTTTTAAGTTAAGCAGATTGgaaaattgaatatatagaatgtaaGTTTTGTGAAAATATAAGTGCAAATGACGTTATGGTAAAACTTGAAGATCAAGTTTTTATAAGAAAAGATCAGTTTAGATATATTGGATCAATCATAAAAAAGATGGAGAgactaataaaattaacttgaatgtttaaaatggaaaagtgcatCTCATTTTTTATGTGATGGTCAGATTCTGTTCAAGCTAAAGGAAAAATTTTATACGACATCTATTTGTTGTAGGAAACAAAATGTTAGATAGTAAAGCACTgttcaaaatatgagcataacgGAGGATGTTACTAATTACTATAGATGTGAagctatacaagaaaagataaaagttaGTGCGActcttattgaagataagatgagTGAAGCACAATTAAGATGATTTAGTCATGTGTGAAGAAGACTAATAGAGGTTCCTATGaagagagtggatggaatggaataaGTTTTTggaaaaagaggtagaggaagaccaaaaagGCTTGGTGCAAGACTCCTAGATATGACATTAGCAATAACcaccttacaaaagataaggccGCATATAGAAataattcatcatcatcatcgatTGCATATCTTATCCAAGTTATTAGTGGTacaacattcataatgtcaattgatttctaaaagtcacattgacaataaaAATCCATGCAAtagaacaatgtggcaaaattttacgACAAATGCCCTTCCTGACACAACCCTCTAGGGAATGATAGACAAAATAATTAAcgagctaaaattcatttagtCATCCCCACTTGTGAGATTAATGCTTCATATGTTATTGTTATCATTTACTTTGATTCCACTTAGTGGGGTTAAGGCATTTGATGGTTCTGATGGTGGTATTATTTACTGTTGTATgcaaacatttttatgaatatgtCAGAAATATTTTGGACAAATTTAGTACATGaaccttattttttatataacttttttGTGTGCACGCATAATTTTGgagaacattttttttataagtaacaTCATAATTATTTGAGGAAATTTACTGCTCATGGTTTGGTATGTATTTGAAATGTTTGAGCTTAATtcagttatttttattttggagatttCCATATGGTTGTTctgctaaatttattttctccttTCAAATTATGACTTAATCTAATtaccaaattttcaaaattttaataataattacatttggatttattattatttaatagtaTTGTGTGaattaacttatttaatcaccATATAGAATTAAGGAAAAATCCAATACAAGCAGAGTCATCAAAtgcaatttttagttttagttttcaaatttccaaaaacACACCATGGTATTAAGTGGGAggtttatttttcattttcttagcAGAAAATGAAAACTCAACCTGTTaaagttgtctagagtataggcaaatgaagtattaaatagaagttgtatCACAAAACTGTAATTAGTAAAAGTTATGGGGTGAAACtgtaaatatttatatcttCATAGGGATATCCACCctctattataaatagagggcaaggggtagagagagagagagaattcttaGTTTTTCCTGTTTGTAAGACTACTGGCCATCCTCTTATGTGCTGAGAGCGGTGGGAAGAAGAGATCAAGATTGTGAGAAAAGTGATTCTTGGAGCGATCTGGTGGAAAtctctttggttattttcatTGTACTTGGGAGCACTGTAACAGGAGGGAGTAGGGGACTTTGTACTGCTGTAATCACTCttggtttctagtggatttgtcTCGGAGAGAAGagtggatgtaggattgctctTTGcagtccgaaccaggataattcagtgcttcttggatggtttgattgttcttttctctcatttctttgctgttttcaattGCTGTTAAATCTATTCGGTTGTGGTTTGATTTCCGGGTGAGGAGATTAGAGAGATTGGCAAATCTAAGTCTTGAATCggtttctaagagctcctaaacataacacaaccaaaaaaagagatgaaaactaaacacaaaaaaGTGAATggaaacatgaaaaataaaactgcACAAATTCAAAGAGGTCCCATGGGACAGGTGTCTGGTTTTGTTTGAAGCAACATGAACCTTTGTGAACCGATATGGACTCGAACTCTTGCACTTTGTTATTCcgctgtcttcttcttcttcttcttctttttataaatgaaaattaattttatttcaataacAGCAAGAGTGCCAAGATGGGGACATTAAAACAGAGGAACCACTAAGGGCCCAAACAAAATCAGCCCCATAGCAGAAATAATCAAGAGAactatttcattttcttcaaaatgaaagaataaaggaTTGGTTGACCTCAAATGTTTCTTGTTTCAACAGGTCATAGAGGTTGTAAATACAAAGTTTATTACTATTTGCTACTAATGCAGTTTTGGTAGAAATTTCTTTGATGTATTTCCTCCATCTTTTCAGAAATGCTGAAGGAAACTAACATTTGGTTTTTGGCCTCAGGCTCCATTTGGgttcaattatttaaatttttaatgtctTTTGAATCCTTTTAAAATCCTTGACTTGAGAAGGTTTGTTCTGTTGTGTCATTGAATATGCCCAACTCTCAAGTGTCATATAATTTGTGGCCTGAGCTGTCATTAATTTCAAACGTACACTGCTCTTTGTTTGGGAAAATCACACATGGTAGTCTTGAGGTTTGAGATAATTGCAAAAACTACCCCTAAAGGTTGAGAAAATACAGTCAGTACCCCTGAGATTTACTACCATGTTGCAAGTTCCACCCTGCTGTTATTTAACCCCAGTTAAATATTCATGAATGTCCAAAATGCCCCTATGTTTAAAaggcctctttctctctctccacccCTTCTTTGGTGATTGAGCCACTGTCACCACCAACTGCCTCTGCTTTCTTCCAGCAtgcctcttctttttcttccccatttctgtACAAACCGCCTCTGTGCAACTGCTGCATCCCTGGCAACTGGATCACCTATTTGCAACTGCCACCACCATGGTTGTCACAATCGATTGTCTCTACTCTTGTTTGACATGAGGAGAGAATGAATAATAGAATGGTTTTTCTGTCCATTTGTTTAACGACAGGAGAGGTTATTGCTATTTTCAAAACGTGAGGGATGGTTCCTGCAATTACGTCGAATCTCAGGGGGGTGGTTATTGCTATTTTCCCTATTTTGTTTGATGATAACTACTCCATTggttataattttacatatatttgaGATGTTTAGGATATCCTTATGCATGCAAACTTACAGTAAATGAATTGAAAatgtgttataattttttagctGCATTTTGTAGTTTAAAAGTGCTCTAGCTCGTCATGTTTTGCCCTTCCTGACGTAGAGCTTGTCATGTTTCTTTATTTCCTACAAAAATATAGACGTTATTGAATGTGTATTACTTGAAAGTGGAGGTTATAACCCCTGCTCATATTAggggggaaaagaaaaagaagagagaaagaagaaaagctactaatctttcttttttattttttttcccctgCTTTTCAGCTTCTTTGCTAGCTTCAGCAATCTTGATGTCAAGGACACGCAATGCTATCGTTGCCACGGGCTTACTAGCTTTTGCAGGTGCAGGCTTAGTATTCCCCTTCTACATGGCGTAAGCAAATCTTGTTTGAAGCGATAATAATAAAGCTAAAAGTTTGACCGTATGCATGTGTACTGTTGCTCTAGGACTAATTATGACTCTAGTAATTGGTTACTTCCAGGTCCAGGTCATCCAAGGCGAAACCTGTGATTGACTCGTCAAAGGCACTACCACCGCAGGCAACTTTCCGAGGGCCTTACATCAATACTGGTTCACGGGATATTGGACCTGATCATCGAACTTACCCGAAGAAACAGTAATTTTGTGAAGATAGTAACTACTATTTGTGGGTGGATATGGAAGTTGATTGCAGTGAGAAAGTATTGAATCTCTGCTGTTTGGCTCCGCCAGATGTGGAAGTGAATTGTGAGAAAGCATGCCACCAGTTCTATCTATTATTAGTGCCAAAGGTCCAGATGCTTCCTCTTGTTGTATGTGAGCGTGTTGCAGATGGACGAGACtactggggggggggggggggggggggtgaatatGAGTGATCTTGAGAGAAGATTCTGAATGGGGTAACTTGAGATATCAGAGCCAGGGGGATGGGTAATGTTAACAAACACAaggtatatttattaataaaatttgttttagcGTTAATCTTTTAAACATGGGTaatagggttggcaatggttcggtttggtttcgatttttgtcaaaatcataaccaaaccaaacttaaattactaaaaccaaaactaaaTCATTACccatttagttttaaaaatttaaaacaataaccAAACCATTggtttcggtttggtttcggtttaatcatgatttttttagtttaattcatattaacaaacaaagacaaatagcattcataaatttttttgataatttcatagcaaacaaagataaattctaataaagttaccttattcttgcataaaattacaaaacttattggatataaaatcacatttccaaacttataattgttaaaatcaataaattaatatgtgcataattaaattgtaatttaagctaaaaaaaattagctacgaaagttaataccttcatcaataACATTAATAcattcttcgtaaattgatgcatatccatctgaaatgaatgagtcAACTctatctaacaaaattataaatataaaaaataaattaatatgaagagagatgaagcagagagcgagaggcagcgaaggtgagagagatcgagggtgAGCGAGAGTAAGAGaggccgagccctagcgagagcaagagagatctagcgagggcgagtgagagcaagagagatgtaGAGAGTGAAGGCGATTGGCGAGCTCGcgcggaggagcaagagaaatgaggcataaaatgtgagagagattgagggcaaaCGAGAGCAGGGTCGAGCcctagcaagagcaagagagatctagcgagggcgagcgagagcaagagacatgcagagagcaagggcgagggcgggcggacgagcgagaggcagcgagggtgagagagagtgagagtgaggttgagagatgaaggagaagagaaggggaaaagggtttgcaagcaaggcaattgaGTTATGGTGGGCTAGTCTCAGGTGGGCGGgattgtttataatatattatatatatattcggttcgattcggttacccaccattcgATTCAGTTTCGGTTCggattttgttttggttttagtgaaaaccataaccaaatcatacccattgaaacagtgttcggtttttctccgaaccaaaccattacccagtcaaacggtttttaaccgcgtCGATCGATTTAGGgtaatattaattgtaataaatgtattttatttttagatactCTGtactttttgtttcttatttttatctaatataAGAGTGTTTTGAAGCTACAAAGATAAGGCgaactaaatataatatattttatttatttaaaaagaaaaattacactCGGTATTCTCTTAAGTTTAGGATAATTgtgcaaattatttttaatatttgagaaaGCACTAGAAgatagagaaataaaaaaaataaagataaagtagTCATTTGATCTatttgtttaataataaaagcgattattattattattattattattattattttaaaaaaataaaaatactttttataattatgctaaacttcaaaaatagttattaatattttatatttaaaaataaaaaatatatttattctgCGGCTTTTAACGATCGTAGTTAAGGCGCAATGGTTTCAAATATAAGTTACCCAAATTGATGAACCCTGTTGATCGCATGCAACCAACAGCTTTCGTCTTCATCAATGGTTATGTGAA
This genomic stretch from Diospyros lotus cultivar Yz01 chromosome 1, ASM1463336v1, whole genome shotgun sequence harbors:
- the LOC127802744 gene encoding cyclin-dependent kinases regulatory subunit 1, with product MGQIQYSEKYFDDTYEYRHVVLPPEVAKQLPKNRLLSENEWRAIGVQQSRGWVHYAIHRPEPHIMLFRRPLNYQQQQENLAQQNILAK
- the LOC127795881 gene encoding uncharacterized protein LOC127795881; amino-acid sequence: MSRTRNAIVATGLLAFAGAGLVFPFYMASRSSKAKPVIDSSKALPPQATFRGPYINTGSRDIGPDHRTYPKKQ